CGACCCTGACCGAGTACCTGGCGCTGGGCAAGACCGGCAACACCGAGCTGCCCAAGCAGTTCCGCTGCGATCCGAAACTGACCGAGCCGACCATCAACGCCCTGCTCGGCACCCTGGACGGGGTCAAGGACTACCACAGCCTGAGCGAGCAGCAGCGCATCGATATCCGCCGCTACCTGCTGTGCCTGGACGACTCGGCGAAGAAGGTCGGCAAGCTGGATAACCTGCCGGCCCGCGAGAAGGCCGACCTGGAGAAACTGCGCAAGGATCTCACCGCCACCACCGAATACGCGCCCTTCTGGGTGATCCTGGCCGTCGCCCTGGCGCTCGGCATCGGCACCATGGTCGGCTGGAAACGCGTGGTACAGACCGTCGGCGAGAAGATCGGCAAGCAGGGTATGACCTATGCCCAGGGCATGAGCGCACAGATCACTGCCGCCTGCGCCATTGGCCTGGCCAACATCTACAGCCTGCCGGTATCGACCACCCACGTGCTGTCTTCCGGCGTGGCCGGCACCATGGTGGCGAACAAGAGCGGCCTGCAGGGCAGCACCGTGAGCAACATCCTGCTGGCCTGGGTACTCACCCTGCCCTCCTCGATGGCGCTGGCCGCCGGTCTGTTCTGCGCGGGTTCCTACCTGTTCGGCTGATCGCGACAGAGCATCGAGCAAAGAAAAGGCGCCCATGGGCGCCTTTTTTCATGGCCGCGCCACGCTCAGCGGCGCTTGCCACCTAGCAACGAGCCCATCAGGCCACGCACCAGTTGCCGACCGATCTGGTTGGCGGCCTGGCGCACTGCCGTTTTCATCACCTGACTGGCCAGGCTGCCGAGCAGCTCGCCGGCCACACTGCCCAGCCCCGGCTCGTTGCTCGCCTTGCCTGCCGGCGCCGACTGTGGCGCCTCGGGGGCAGGCTGGGCCTGGCGCGCCATCAGCAGCTCATAGGCCGACTCGCGATCCACTGGCTTGTCATAGCGCCCGGCCTGCGGCGAACTGCGCAGCAGCGCCGCCCGCTCGGCCTCGCTCAGCGGGCCGATGCGCGACTGCGGCGGCGCGATTGCCACACGCTGCACCATGGCCGGTGTGCCCTTTTCTTCCAGGGTACCGACCAGCGCCTCGCCGATGCCCAGCTCGGTGAGCACGGCCAGCGTGTCGATCGCCGGGTTGGGGCGGAAACCATCGGCCACCGCGCGCAGAGACTTCTGCTCCTTGGCGGTGAAGGCGCGCAGGCCATGCTGGATGCGCAGACCGAGCTGAGCCAGGATGTCGTCCGGTAGGTCGCTCGGCGACTGGGTGACGAAGTACACCCCGACGCCCTTCGAGCGGATCAGCCGCACCACCTGCTCCAGGCGCTCCTGCAAGGCCCGCGGGGTATCGGCGAACAACAGGTGCGCCTCGTCGAAGAACAGCGCCAGCACCGGCTTGTCGGCATCGCCGCGCTCCGGCAGCTGCTCGAACAGCTCGGCCAGCAGCCACAGCAGGAAGGTCGCATAGACCTTCGGCGCTTCATGCACCAGGCGACTGGCATCAAGCAGATGAATGCGCCCGCGACCATCGCGATCCGGGTGCAGGATGTCTTCCAGCTGCAGGGCCGGCTCGCCGAACAGCGCCTCGGCGCCCTGCTGCTCCAGGGTGGCCAGGCGGCGCAACAGGGCCTGCGCGGAAGCCCCGGCGAACAGCGCGCGATCCTCGCCGAGCATCTCCGGGTGATCCTTGAGATGGTTGAGCAGCGCCTTGAGATCCTTGAGATCGAGCAGCAGCAAACCTTCGCGATCAGCCACCTGGAACGCCGCATACAATGCCGCCTGCTGGCTGTCGGTCAGCTCCAGCAGGTTGCCCAGCAGCAGCGGGCCCATTTCGCTGAGGGTAGTGCGCAGCGGGTGACCGCTCTTGCCCGCCACATCCCACAGGGTCACCGGGTAGGCTTGTGGGGTGTGATTGAGCCAGGGCATGCCGGCAATGCGCTCGGCGATCTTGCCCTGTGGATTGCCGGCGGCGCCCAGGCCACAGAGGTCACCCTTGATATCGGCGGCGAACACCGCCACGCCGGCATCGCTGAACAGCTCGGCCAGGCGTTGCAGGGTCACCGTCTTGCCGGTACCGGTGGCGCCGGCCACCAGGCCATGGCGGTTGGTCAGGCGCAGCGCCTGAGCGACGGGCTGCCCTTGCGGGTCGGCACCGAGAATGAACGAATCGTTTGCAGGCATCTTGCCATCCCTCGGGCTAAAGCTTTACTGCAGTTATGTCGCTATAGAGGTTGCACGCACGCGAGCAGGCTCACAAGGCAGGCCGCCAATTCCAACAAGACTGCTGCCAGAACCCATCGGACGCAAGTAACCATGACCCAGAACCTGAAGTTCAGCCACA
The window above is part of the Pseudomonas alcaligenes genome. Proteins encoded here:
- a CDS encoding helicase HerA-like domain-containing protein; this translates as MPANDSFILGADPQGQPVAQALRLTNRHGLVAGATGTGKTVTLQRLAELFSDAGVAVFAADIKGDLCGLGAAGNPQGKIAERIAGMPWLNHTPQAYPVTLWDVAGKSGHPLRTTLSEMGPLLLGNLLELTDSQQAALYAAFQVADREGLLLLDLKDLKALLNHLKDHPEMLGEDRALFAGASAQALLRRLATLEQQGAEALFGEPALQLEDILHPDRDGRGRIHLLDASRLVHEAPKVYATFLLWLLAELFEQLPERGDADKPVLALFFDEAHLLFADTPRALQERLEQVVRLIRSKGVGVYFVTQSPSDLPDDILAQLGLRIQHGLRAFTAKEQKSLRAVADGFRPNPAIDTLAVLTELGIGEALVGTLEEKGTPAMVQRVAIAPPQSRIGPLSEAERAALLRSSPQAGRYDKPVDRESAYELLMARQAQPAPEAPQSAPAGKASNEPGLGSVAGELLGSLASQVMKTAVRQAANQIGRQLVRGLMGSLLGGKRR